One part of the Aricia agestis chromosome Z, ilAriAges1.1, whole genome shotgun sequence genome encodes these proteins:
- the LOC121739507 gene encoding uncharacterized protein LOC121739507 isoform X3, with protein sequence MQENNNFETVISKWRRISDVEKIEKAGKVERKENLMAISMPGESNHAPYLDHKKEETSLIVPESKASTSVAVIGAGAATATELSSDKTRTEEKQDLIKHEEESKDAAGDHDKTDDYLDNDKVIVNAPKHTNEKPGDNVDSVFLRPPPPHKRRPSPPANEEEEDCGIKCLYYTLQCCDCVLM encoded by the exons ATGcaagaaaacaataattttgagACAGTCATAAGTAAGTGGCGGCGTATATCCGATGTCGAGAAAATAGAAAAAGCAGGCAAAGTCGAAAGGAAAGAGAATCTTATGGCTATAAG TATGCCTGGCGAGTCGAATCATGCACCATACTTGGACCATAAGAAGGAAGAAACAAGCTTAATAGTACCAGAGAGTAAAGCTAGTACTTCAGTGGCCGTCATAGGAGCAGGGGCTGCCACTGCTACAGAATTGTCTTCGGACAAAACGAGAACTGAAGAAAAGCAAGATTTAATTAAACATGAGGAAGAATCAAAG GATGCTGCAGGTGATCATGACAAAACTGATGACTACTTAGACAATGATAAGGTCATAGTCAACGCTCCGAAACATACAAACGAAAAACCTGGAGACAATGTGGACAGCGTATTCTTAAGACCACCGCCACCACATAAACGGCGTCCATCACCACCCGCTAATGAAGAAGAGGAGGACTGTGGTATTAAATGCCTTTATTACACGCTGCAATGCTGTGATTGTGTCCTCATGTAA
- the LOC121739507 gene encoding uncharacterized protein LOC121739507 isoform X4: MQENNNFETVISKWRRISDVEKIEKAGKVERKENLMASMPGESNHAPYLDHKKEETSLIVPESKASTSVAVIGAGAATATELSSDKTRTEEKQDLIKHEEESKDAAGDHDKTDDYLDNDKVIVNAPKHTNEKPGDNVDSVFLRPPPPHKRRPSPPANEEEEDCGIKCLYYTLQCCDCVLM; the protein is encoded by the exons ATGcaagaaaacaataattttgagACAGTCATAAGTAAGTGGCGGCGTATATCCGATGTCGAGAAAATAGAAAAAGCAGGCAAAGTCGAAAGGAAAGAGAATCTTATGGCT aGTATGCCTGGCGAGTCGAATCATGCACCATACTTGGACCATAAGAAGGAAGAAACAAGCTTAATAGTACCAGAGAGTAAAGCTAGTACTTCAGTGGCCGTCATAGGAGCAGGGGCTGCCACTGCTACAGAATTGTCTTCGGACAAAACGAGAACTGAAGAAAAGCAAGATTTAATTAAACATGAGGAAGAATCAAAG GATGCTGCAGGTGATCATGACAAAACTGATGACTACTTAGACAATGATAAGGTCATAGTCAACGCTCCGAAACATACAAACGAAAAACCTGGAGACAATGTGGACAGCGTATTCTTAAGACCACCGCCACCACATAAACGGCGTCCATCACCACCCGCTAATGAAGAAGAGGAGGACTGTGGTATTAAATGCCTTTATTACACGCTGCAATGCTGTGATTGTGTCCTCATGTAA